A section of the Bradyrhizobium oligotrophicum S58 genome encodes:
- a CDS encoding glycosyltransferase gives MAATKTAKIVPDNDHVVRFLSSWSYRANAFRIADRLVAENITDRTSILGVAEGDEVLAELVAFLAEARRFVRTIDRTLSIGIVFAVWKEVRRLQPYSADNPTGEDALRAKVAELEWLFRDTPVTWSIYIVDDECPDGSLEVARTIVDEAGWKNIFLLKLRDALPSSELPLSKLDSATSSTKGGAILHGMQRAAKDGHDYVMYTDCDNSNHLGQIGLFLHELVGKGKKAAIGDRRATRISEWQTTRESESYANYILKRVHALLDFDLLLGDVTCPFKMFEREYLLGLLERMDVFDFCVDFDVVGYLKTSGAPVAIVPIVSVDSDSETTWIALTNVKVWWQKLHGFIYVIEKYKLAHNEHAASLVREKLWTQDNIRKVLEVAAGGVTSNGRRLTAEEQLAMPFAEVDGWIRSALATGAT, from the coding sequence ATGGCCGCGACAAAGACCGCCAAGATCGTGCCGGACAATGATCATGTCGTCCGGTTCCTGAGCTCCTGGAGCTACCGCGCCAACGCATTCCGAATTGCCGATCGGCTGGTGGCCGAAAACATCACGGACCGGACATCCATCCTCGGCGTCGCCGAAGGCGACGAAGTGCTCGCCGAACTCGTCGCCTTCCTTGCGGAGGCGCGGCGCTTCGTCCGGACCATCGACCGGACGCTCAGCATCGGCATCGTCTTTGCCGTGTGGAAGGAGGTTCGGCGCCTGCAGCCGTATTCCGCAGACAATCCGACCGGCGAAGACGCCTTGCGCGCCAAGGTGGCGGAGCTGGAGTGGCTGTTCCGCGACACGCCGGTGACATGGAGCATCTACATCGTCGACGACGAGTGTCCCGACGGAAGCCTCGAGGTCGCACGGACAATCGTCGACGAGGCAGGATGGAAGAATATCTTCCTGCTCAAGCTCCGCGACGCCCTGCCGTCCTCTGAGCTGCCGCTGTCCAAGCTCGACAGCGCGACGTCCTCGACCAAGGGCGGGGCGATCCTCCATGGCATGCAGCGGGCCGCGAAGGACGGGCACGACTATGTCATGTACACCGACTGCGACAACAGCAATCATCTGGGTCAGATCGGGCTCTTCCTGCACGAGCTGGTGGGCAAGGGAAAAAAGGCCGCGATCGGCGACCGCCGGGCCACGCGCATTTCCGAATGGCAGACGACGCGCGAGAGCGAATCCTACGCCAACTACATCTTGAAGCGCGTCCACGCACTGCTGGATTTCGACCTGCTTCTGGGGGACGTCACCTGCCCGTTCAAGATGTTCGAACGGGAATATCTCCTCGGCCTGCTCGAACGCATGGACGTTTTCGACTTCTGCGTCGATTTCGACGTCGTCGGCTATCTGAAGACCAGCGGCGCGCCGGTTGCGATCGTGCCCATCGTTTCGGTGGACTCCGACAGCGAGACGACCTGGATCGCGCTCACCAATGTCAAGGTGTGGTGGCAGAAACTGCACGGCTTCATCTATGTCATCGAAAAGTACAAGCTGGCTCACAATGAACACGCCGCCAGCCTGGTTCGGGAAAAGCTTTGGACGCAGGACAATATCCGGAAGGTCCTCGAGGTCGCTGCCGGTGGTGTGACCTCCAATGGTCGCCGCCTGACCGCGGAGGAACAGCTCGCGATGCCTTTCGCGGAGGTCGACGGCTGGATTCGGTCTGCACTGGCAACTGGCGCCACCTGA
- a CDS encoding nitronate monooxygenase → MLRVSGVNLVTAVCRSGLIGAFPTANAGSVEELDHWLSAIEHGVADSGHQAAPHCPNLIVRQPRFQEELACLVRHKVEMIITSVGSPAAAVGPLHDVGCLVFADIASVNHAEKAIKAGADGLILLSAGRAAGPAGQIHFPSSEPSAQSSTKRSFLPAA, encoded by the coding sequence ATGCTCCGGGTATCGGGCGTCAACCTCGTCACGGCGGTTTGCCGGTCGGGGCTGATCGGCGCCTTCCCCACTGCCAACGCTGGATCGGTCGAAGAACTCGATCACTGGCTGAGCGCGATCGAGCATGGCGTTGCAGACTCGGGTCATCAGGCTGCACCACACTGCCCCAATTTGATCGTGCGGCAGCCGCGCTTCCAGGAAGAGCTTGCTTGTCTCGTCCGCCACAAGGTGGAGATGATCATCACCAGCGTCGGGTCTCCTGCAGCGGCCGTTGGACCGCTGCACGATGTAGGCTGTCTCGTATTCGCCGATATCGCGTCTGTGAATCACGCGGAGAAAGCAATCAAGGCCGGGGCGGATGGGCTGATCCTGTTGAGTGCCGGGCGAGCGGCCGGACCGGCTGGGCAAATCCATTTTCCTTCGTCCGAGCCGTCCGCGCAATCTTCGACGAAGCGATCGTTCTTGCCGGCGGCGTAG
- a CDS encoding ABC transporter substrate-binding protein has product MPRRYLPHFAAVGLAASLAALPANATEKKYDPGATDQEIKIGNLAPYSGPASAYGIIGRLAAAFFRKVNDEGGINGRKITFMSYDDAFSPPKAVEQARKLVESDEVLMIYQSVGTPSNAAIQKFLNARKVPQLFVASNATRWGDPDHFPWTMGWQPNFQSEGRAYAKYILQNYPNAKIAMLWQNDDGGRDEVKGLRDGLGEKASMIVAESSFELSEPTIDAHIARLKNSGADIFVSWTTPKASAQAIRKLAELEWKPVVFLAGVSTSVASVLRPAGLENAKGIISNAYLKDPSDPAWSNDAAARDWNAFMDRYLPDGDKADRVTVYGYAVAHTLLEVLKRCGDDLTRNNIMRQAANLRDVDVPMLLPGIKINTSAKDYFPIEQMQLIRFDGQRWQPLGELIDGEVGSAGTN; this is encoded by the coding sequence ATGCCACGAAGATACCTGCCTCATTTCGCCGCCGTTGGGTTGGCGGCGAGCCTCGCGGCTTTACCGGCCAATGCAACCGAAAAGAAGTACGATCCGGGCGCGACAGACCAAGAGATCAAAATCGGAAATCTCGCTCCCTATAGCGGGCCCGCATCGGCCTACGGCATCATCGGTCGCCTCGCTGCAGCGTTTTTCCGTAAGGTCAACGATGAAGGCGGCATCAATGGGCGGAAGATCACGTTCATGAGCTACGATGACGCGTTCAGTCCTCCGAAGGCCGTGGAGCAGGCGAGAAAGCTGGTCGAGAGCGACGAGGTACTCATGATCTACCAGTCGGTCGGAACGCCCTCGAACGCGGCGATCCAGAAGTTCTTGAACGCGCGGAAGGTGCCGCAGCTCTTTGTCGCAAGCAATGCGACCCGCTGGGGCGATCCGGACCATTTTCCATGGACCATGGGCTGGCAGCCAAATTTCCAGAGCGAAGGGCGCGCCTACGCAAAATACATCCTGCAGAACTATCCGAACGCGAAGATTGCCATGCTCTGGCAGAATGACGACGGAGGGCGCGACGAGGTGAAGGGTTTGCGCGACGGGCTGGGAGAAAAAGCCTCGATGATCGTCGCCGAATCGTCATTTGAATTGTCGGAACCGACGATCGACGCTCACATCGCGCGGCTGAAAAACTCCGGCGCGGACATTTTCGTGTCCTGGACCACGCCGAAAGCAAGCGCTCAGGCCATCCGCAAGCTTGCAGAACTCGAGTGGAAGCCGGTCGTCTTCCTCGCGGGCGTCTCCACGTCCGTGGCGAGTGTGCTCCGTCCTGCCGGTCTGGAGAACGCCAAAGGGATCATCTCAAATGCCTATTTGAAGGACCCCAGCGATCCCGCCTGGAGCAACGACGCGGCCGCGAGAGATTGGAATGCGTTCATGGACAGGTATCTTCCAGATGGGGACAAGGCAGACCGCGTCACCGTCTATGGCTACGCCGTTGCGCACACGCTGCTCGAGGTCCTCAAGCGATGCGGCGACGACCTCACGCGCAACAACATCATGCGGCAGGCCGCGAACTTAAGGGACGTGGACGTTCCGATGCTCTTGCCCGGCATCAAGATCAATACATCTGCCAAAGATTATTTTCCGATCGAACAGATGCAACTCATTCGCTTCGACGGTCAGAGGTGGCAGCCTCTCGGAGAGCTGATCGACGGCGAAGTCGGAAGCGCCGGGACCAATTGA
- a CDS encoding FAD binding domain-containing protein encodes MQGQQITGLHKPETVAEALAALSDLGGGGTVMAGATWIMRAPFRREPMKPAYVSLAQIPELHRIAFTQAHVRIGSAVTHAQLVRELQAIPELGGLVSAAGDSANPAVRQAATVGGNLCTADFAAADLVPALLCQDAEVEILTMEGRQFLSLDAFLGLRERLERAYLLVSVLVPRRPLASAHARLPLRKAGDYPVAIVSVAVERRPDGHMRGAAIAVGSVEAVARRWRGLERAVAGLPLDASRIHQLALDLADEFVGRDGPEVPGWYRVKVLPTLVRRAFATLQQH; translated from the coding sequence ATGCAAGGTCAGCAGATAACGGGTCTGCACAAGCCGGAGACGGTTGCGGAAGCGCTTGCCGCGCTTTCGGACCTGGGTGGCGGCGGGACGGTCATGGCCGGAGCTACATGGATCATGCGGGCGCCATTCCGTCGGGAGCCGATGAAGCCGGCCTATGTCTCGCTTGCGCAGATTCCCGAACTGCATCGCATCGCGTTCACCCAAGCCCATGTGAGGATTGGCAGTGCTGTCACCCACGCCCAGCTCGTACGCGAACTCCAGGCGATTCCAGAATTGGGCGGACTGGTGTCGGCGGCCGGCGATTCGGCCAACCCTGCCGTCCGTCAGGCAGCAACCGTAGGCGGCAACTTGTGTACGGCGGATTTCGCTGCCGCCGACCTGGTCCCGGCACTGCTTTGTCAGGATGCCGAAGTCGAGATATTGACGATGGAAGGTCGCCAGTTCCTGAGCCTCGATGCCTTCCTTGGCCTTCGAGAGAGGCTTGAACGGGCCTATCTGCTCGTGTCCGTGCTGGTCCCGCGGCGCCCACTTGCCTCCGCCCATGCGCGCTTGCCGCTCAGGAAGGCCGGAGACTATCCGGTGGCCATCGTCAGTGTTGCCGTTGAACGTCGGCCAGACGGTCACATGCGAGGCGCCGCCATCGCCGTCGGATCGGTCGAAGCCGTCGCCCGGCGATGGCGCGGCCTGGAACGGGCGGTTGCGGGCCTGCCGCTCGATGCGTCGCGCATCCACCAGCTTGCCCTCGATCTGGCCGACGAGTTTGTCGGTCGGGACGGGCCTGAGGTGCCCGGATGGTATCGCGTCAAGGTGCTGCCGACCCTGGTGCGTCGCGCCTTCGCAACGCTGCAGCAACACTAG
- a CDS encoding DUF6130 family protein — MDVLPRVGHVHITVDDATWHFIDASGETVVLVGLAPGPHRVLFELADPTHRAIDSQTVRFILPE, encoded by the coding sequence ATGGATGTGTTGCCGAGGGTTGGACACGTGCACATCACGGTCGACGACGCGACCTGGCACTTTATCGACGCGTCCGGCGAAACGGTGGTCCTTGTGGGACTGGCTCCGGGCCCGCACCGCGTCCTGTTCGAATTGGCGGACCCGACCCACCGCGCGATCGACAGTCAAACGGTGCGTTTCATCCTACCGGAGTGA
- a CDS encoding aldose epimerase family protein, translating to MQNRVFGHVDGVDIHEVTLRSDNGIEARILTWGAVVRDLLIPTARGPQRVVVGYDTLEDYVADTAHAGAIAGRFANRIGNGRFEIDGRDCQLPLNQDGKHTLHGGGDGQGFSRRPWTLEAHDPTSVTMSLRSPDGDAGFPGNLDVRCVYRLLGPATLQVELAATTDAPTLCNLVSHGYFNLELPAGFADAAVPNAIDHEFVVEADFYTPVDDDLIPTGEIRSISGTPFDFHRQRPLRNPENVTYDIGFVLRRQPLPGNDLVHAGTLFGPRTEMALDVFTTEPHLQLYDGGSFKGPAVGLDGARYSKHCGICLEPQRYPDSPNHRHFSDAVLRPGDTYRQVTEYRFRAS from the coding sequence ATGCAGAACCGGGTTTTTGGACACGTCGACGGGGTCGACATCCACGAGGTCACCCTGCGCTCGGACAATGGCATCGAGGCCAGGATCCTGACATGGGGTGCGGTCGTACGAGACCTGTTGATTCCCACAGCCCGGGGCCCGCAAAGGGTGGTGGTCGGTTACGACACACTGGAAGATTATGTCGCCGACACGGCTCATGCCGGGGCGATTGCGGGGCGCTTCGCCAACAGGATCGGGAACGGTCGTTTCGAAATTGATGGCCGGGACTGCCAGCTGCCTCTCAATCAGGACGGCAAGCATACGCTGCATGGAGGTGGCGACGGTCAGGGCTTCAGCCGGAGGCCATGGACGCTCGAAGCCCATGATCCAACGTCGGTGACGATGTCGCTGCGCTCTCCGGACGGCGACGCCGGTTTTCCTGGCAATCTCGACGTTCGCTGCGTCTATCGTCTGCTAGGTCCCGCGACCCTGCAGGTTGAACTGGCCGCAACGACCGATGCCCCGACGCTCTGCAATCTCGTGAGCCATGGCTACTTCAACCTCGAACTGCCGGCCGGCTTTGCCGACGCTGCTGTGCCAAACGCCATCGACCATGAATTCGTGGTGGAGGCGGATTTCTATACGCCGGTCGACGACGACCTCATTCCGACCGGCGAAATCCGTTCGATCTCCGGTACGCCATTCGACTTCCACCGGCAAAGACCGCTGCGCAATCCGGAAAACGTCACCTATGACATTGGCTTTGTGTTGCGGCGGCAGCCCTTGCCGGGAAACGATCTGGTCCATGCCGGAACGCTGTTCGGGCCACGAACGGAAATGGCCCTCGACGTTTTCACGACCGAGCCGCACCTCCAACTCTACGATGGCGGCAGCTTCAAGGGGCCGGCCGTCGGCCTCGACGGCGCGCGTTACAGCAAGCATTGCGGCATCTGCCTCGAGCCGCAACGCTATCCTGACAGCCCCAACCATCGACACTTCTCCGACGCCGTGCTGCGACCCGGCGACACCTATCGGCAGGTGACGGAATATCGTTTCCGCGCATCGTGA
- a CDS encoding (2Fe-2S)-binding protein, translated as MAVCIKVNGEERSFDGDVVTPLLDVLRNSFFLTGAKDVCREGFCGACMVHVDGVAVISCLTPVGLVDAKSVLTIEGLGDEGDLVPLQRALEEGDAVQCGMCFPGIVMSLTNLLAQQPLATRDDIKRGLCGNVCRCTGYERIVDAALTLARNERHADV; from the coding sequence ATGGCGGTCTGCATCAAGGTGAACGGTGAAGAACGCAGTTTCGACGGAGACGTGGTGACGCCGCTCCTGGATGTTCTGCGCAACAGCTTCTTCCTGACCGGCGCCAAGGACGTCTGCCGGGAAGGCTTCTGCGGCGCCTGCATGGTCCACGTCGACGGGGTGGCCGTGATCTCCTGCCTGACCCCGGTGGGACTGGTCGACGCCAAGAGCGTGTTGACCATCGAAGGGCTGGGCGATGAAGGTGATCTTGTCCCCCTGCAGCGGGCCCTTGAGGAGGGGGACGCGGTCCAGTGCGGCATGTGCTTTCCCGGCATCGTCATGAGCCTTACGAACTTGCTCGCGCAGCAGCCTTTGGCCACGCGCGACGACATCAAGCGCGGCCTCTGCGGCAACGTCTGTCGCTGCACCGGCTACGAACGCATCGTCGATGCCGCGCTGACGCTCGCGAGGAACGAGAGGCACGCAGATGTCTGA
- a CDS encoding nitroreductase, which produces MKVSDALNSRMSVRAFLDKPVQGEIVKDILLAAGRSPSGGNLQPWHVWALAGQELERFKSLVAERMKINPMGEKAEYNIYPPELKEPYRTRRFKNGEDLYRTIEIPREDKAVRLKQLAKNFGFFGAPVGLFFAIDREMEPGQWADLGMYLQSVMLLAFEKGLATCPQEAWAIWHRTIAEFIALPPHLMIFCGMALGYADAEHPINSLRTERADLSEFATLRGF; this is translated from the coding sequence ATGAAAGTTTCCGACGCCCTAAACTCACGAATGTCGGTCCGCGCGTTTCTGGATAAGCCCGTCCAGGGAGAGATCGTGAAGGATATCCTGCTGGCGGCCGGTCGTTCGCCTTCGGGCGGCAACCTTCAGCCCTGGCATGTCTGGGCGCTGGCTGGTCAAGAGCTCGAACGGTTCAAGTCGCTCGTCGCCGAGCGGATGAAGATCAACCCAATGGGCGAAAAAGCAGAATACAACATCTATCCACCCGAGCTGAAGGAGCCGTACAGGACCCGACGCTTCAAGAACGGCGAAGATCTTTATCGCACAATTGAAATTCCACGCGAGGACAAGGCCGTGCGCCTGAAGCAGCTCGCGAAGAATTTTGGATTTTTCGGCGCTCCGGTCGGCTTGTTCTTTGCCATCGATCGCGAGATGGAGCCGGGACAGTGGGCTGATCTTGGCATGTACTTGCAATCCGTCATGTTGCTGGCCTTCGAAAAGGGATTGGCCACTTGCCCGCAGGAAGCGTGGGCAATCTGGCACAGGACGATAGCCGAATTCATCGCTTTGCCGCCTCATCTCATGATCTTTTGCGGCATGGCTCTCGGCTACGCGGATGCTGAGCATCCCATCAACAGCCTTCGCACGGAGCGCGCCGACTTATCGGAATTTGCGACGCTTCGAGGCTTCTGA
- a CDS encoding xanthine dehydrogenase family protein molybdopterin-binding subunit, producing the protein MSEAEALAAVVNFARRDARDKLRGRTRYMVDQVRPGTLHGFVLRATVPSARIVNIDTSVARRMPGVRAIVTAEDAPGRFGIGIADQPLFASDVVRYHGEPIAAVAADTLWQAREAAAAIDVRLEAMPAVLTMAEALSNHAHLVHRDWKRYEVLLEAEGGRRGGNIAWEATVARGDTAAAFARSDVAIIESSFRVGRQSHMQLEPRGAIASYEDGRIHLVASTQAPWTVKNVTARALGLPPSRVRVTVPPVGGGFGVKYGCSIEPYAAALARAAGRSVALINSRQEELQTCPCRENADIHIRSAVTPAGDIVGREATVLMDCGAYGGEQIYLTTMTAHTLGSAYRLGAVKMTSRAVYTNTAPNGAFRACNGVYNVFALERHTDEICSAIGMDPLEFRRRNVLGDGDIGSTGQVFEGNVLGPMLDRMQAMSRSQPSKRAEVGERLYGKATTVGTWFVFVGPSAATVNLNPDGSATLVTAGVEIGQGTMMQSLPQIVAAKLGIRPEDVVVNAADTDAAGFDVGVGGGRTTVSLGAAASVACDEVRRKLLEVASRMLQTSPEQLVLQNGHVEFVGRAGGGIPVASIAEHAQAVGGPISGSGAFTRAGVPAMTGCAAGHFLDAVDIPVFAVHECEIAIDPETGHVEVLSYRVVQDVGRALNPSAIHGQIQGGVTQGLGYALHEEVTINPDGQIAQSGFGSYRVPLAQDVVPVEIALHEGAPSMGPFGTKGAGEVPILNVGGTIACAIANATGKRVQELPLTPPRVLSLMLDRTEQLDLRHAPF; encoded by the coding sequence ATGTCTGAGGCAGAAGCGCTGGCTGCGGTGGTCAATTTCGCGAGGCGTGACGCCCGCGACAAGTTGCGTGGACGCACCCGCTACATGGTGGATCAGGTAAGGCCAGGGACGCTGCACGGCTTCGTGCTGCGCGCAACCGTGCCGTCGGCGCGGATCGTGAACATCGACACGTCCGTCGCGCGCAGGATGCCCGGCGTGAGGGCTATCGTCACCGCAGAGGACGCGCCCGGCAGGTTCGGTATCGGCATTGCCGACCAGCCTCTCTTTGCAAGCGACGTTGTGCGCTATCACGGCGAGCCGATCGCCGCCGTTGCGGCGGATACGCTTTGGCAAGCGCGGGAAGCGGCGGCTGCCATCGACGTCAGGCTCGAGGCGATGCCTGCGGTCCTGACCATGGCCGAGGCCCTGTCCAACCATGCGCACCTCGTGCACCGGGATTGGAAACGCTACGAAGTGCTGCTCGAGGCTGAGGGCGGCAGGCGGGGCGGCAATATCGCCTGGGAGGCGACGGTTGCACGCGGAGATACGGCAGCGGCCTTCGCCCGCAGCGACGTTGCAATCATCGAAAGCAGCTTCCGGGTCGGTCGGCAGAGCCACATGCAGCTGGAGCCGCGCGGGGCTATCGCCTCCTATGAGGACGGAAGGATTCACCTGGTCGCCTCGACGCAGGCGCCCTGGACCGTCAAGAACGTGACAGCGCGTGCACTCGGTCTTCCTCCCTCCCGGGTTCGTGTCACCGTGCCGCCCGTCGGTGGTGGCTTCGGAGTGAAGTACGGCTGTTCGATCGAGCCCTATGCGGCTGCGCTTGCGCGCGCAGCGGGGAGGTCCGTCGCCCTCATCAACTCACGACAGGAAGAACTGCAGACCTGCCCGTGCCGGGAAAACGCCGACATCCACATCCGTTCGGCAGTCACCCCGGCGGGAGATATCGTCGGCCGCGAGGCCACGGTGCTGATGGATTGCGGCGCCTATGGCGGCGAGCAGATCTATCTGACGACGATGACCGCACATACGCTTGGATCGGCCTATCGGCTCGGCGCCGTCAAGATGACCAGCCGCGCGGTCTATACCAACACCGCCCCCAATGGGGCGTTCCGCGCCTGCAACGGGGTCTACAACGTCTTCGCACTCGAACGTCATACGGACGAAATCTGCAGCGCCATAGGCATGGACCCGCTGGAGTTCAGGCGCCGCAACGTGCTTGGCGACGGGGACATCGGATCGACCGGGCAGGTCTTCGAGGGAAATGTCCTCGGGCCGATGTTGGACCGCATGCAAGCAATGTCCCGCTCCCAGCCATCCAAGCGAGCCGAGGTTGGGGAGCGCCTCTACGGCAAGGCGACCACGGTGGGAACCTGGTTCGTCTTTGTCGGGCCCTCCGCGGCCACCGTCAACCTCAACCCCGATGGCAGCGCCACGCTGGTGACGGCCGGGGTCGAAATCGGGCAGGGCACCATGATGCAATCCCTGCCGCAGATCGTCGCGGCCAAGCTCGGCATCCGCCCCGAAGATGTCGTGGTCAATGCCGCCGACACCGATGCGGCGGGCTTCGACGTGGGCGTAGGCGGCGGGCGGACCACGGTGTCGCTCGGTGCCGCCGCCTCGGTCGCATGCGACGAGGTGCGCCGGAAGCTGCTCGAGGTCGCAAGCAGGATGCTGCAGACGAGCCCCGAACAACTGGTACTCCAGAATGGACATGTGGAATTTGTCGGGAGAGCTGGCGGGGGCATCCCGGTCGCCAGCATCGCCGAGCATGCCCAGGCGGTCGGCGGCCCGATCTCCGGCAGCGGCGCGTTCACGCGCGCAGGCGTGCCCGCCATGACGGGGTGCGCGGCCGGTCACTTCCTGGATGCTGTCGACATTCCCGTCTTTGCCGTCCACGAATGTGAGATCGCGATCGATCCGGAGACCGGGCATGTCGAGGTCCTCAGCTATCGGGTGGTGCAGGACGTCGGACGGGCGCTCAACCCGAGCGCCATTCACGGCCAGATTCAGGGTGGCGTGACCCAGGGACTCGGCTACGCGCTGCACGAAGAGGTGACCATCAATCCCGACGGGCAGATCGCCCAGTCGGGCTTTGGAAGCTACAGGGTCCCGCTGGCGCAGGACGTCGTCCCCGTGGAGATCGCGCTGCATGAAGGCGCCCCGTCGATGGGGCCGTTCGGGACAAAGGGAGCGGGCGAAGTGCCCATCCTGAATGTCGGCGGCACCATCGCCTGCGCCATCGCCAACGCCACCGGCAAGAGGGTGCAGGAACTGCCGCTGACCCCGCCACGGGTCCTGAGCCTGATGCTCGACAGGACAGAACAACTCGATCTGCGGCACGCGCCGTTCTAG
- a CDS encoding NADPH:quinone oxidoreductase family protein, which translates to MKAVVVENYEAIDNVALKDVAQPDITPGMVRVRIQAASVGFVDGLKVRGLYQTRDPLPFTPGTEFAGTVDAVAPDVEGFAPGTPVIGMARSGGLAEYICLPASALFVRPEDVAPEVGASFFANYLTALYSLKVRGTLRQGETLLVLGAAGGVGIAAVQVAKLLGASVIAAASTEAKRQFATAYGADAVVDYTVDGWRDEIKTLTSGRGVDVIFDPVGGDLSLQAFRSIAWNGRHLVVGFAAGSIPALPFNLPLLKGGALLGVDLAQIGRREPDVRDQLIAQLFAWLSEKTLLPVVGKIFAFQDFRDAFKAMTTRSALGKMVVRID; encoded by the coding sequence ATGAAAGCAGTCGTCGTCGAGAACTACGAAGCCATCGACAATGTCGCTCTAAAGGATGTGGCTCAACCGGACATAACGCCTGGGATGGTTCGTGTCCGGATACAGGCTGCAAGCGTTGGTTTTGTGGACGGCTTGAAGGTCCGAGGCCTATATCAGACCAGGGATCCCCTGCCCTTCACACCGGGCACAGAGTTTGCCGGCACAGTCGATGCAGTCGCCCCGGACGTGGAAGGCTTTGCACCAGGGACGCCGGTTATCGGTATGGCCAGATCCGGTGGGCTTGCTGAGTATATTTGCCTCCCAGCTTCAGCGCTTTTCGTCAGGCCGGAAGACGTGGCACCGGAAGTTGGCGCTTCGTTTTTTGCGAATTATCTTACAGCGCTCTATTCGCTGAAGGTGCGGGGAACGCTTCGTCAGGGCGAAACGCTGCTGGTGCTTGGCGCAGCCGGCGGGGTTGGCATCGCCGCGGTACAAGTAGCAAAGCTATTGGGCGCCTCGGTCATAGCAGCCGCATCGACTGAGGCGAAACGGCAGTTTGCGACGGCGTACGGCGCCGACGCAGTGGTGGACTACACCGTCGACGGCTGGCGTGACGAGATAAAGACTCTCACCAGTGGCCGCGGCGTCGACGTGATCTTTGACCCGGTGGGCGGTGACCTGAGTCTGCAGGCATTCCGTTCGATCGCCTGGAATGGGCGTCATCTTGTCGTCGGGTTTGCGGCCGGCAGCATTCCCGCGCTGCCGTTCAATTTACCACTTCTGAAAGGAGGCGCATTGCTGGGCGTCGACCTCGCTCAGATAGGCCGCCGCGAACCGGACGTGCGCGACCAACTGATTGCCCAGCTATTCGCCTGGTTGAGCGAAAAGACACTCCTTCCGGTCGTAGGGAAGATCTTCGCCTTTCAGGATTTCCGCGATGCCTTCAAGGCAATGACCACGCGTTCCGCACTGGGAAAGATGGTTGTTCGGATCGATTGA
- a CDS encoding inositol monophosphatase family protein produces the protein MGFSFTNQDQQTLVLMQAVAEATAQAAGRLALSYLRQNKPLEIETKGPQDFVTAVDRAVELLIRKRLQEAFPYHAILGEEFGLDREGERIVWVLDPIDGTSNFMRDRPSWCVSIGAAIEGQPVLGVIYDPVKDELYSAAAGRGATRNGEPITVNMESSAGKSVFGVGFTRGKSVAAHARQINHILEHGCEYRRFGSSAMMLAQVADGRLDGYADARTSVWDVIAGLVLVREAGGVIESFIESGAQDGAILAAAPAAAETASRLLAIDLQHDLRQPA, from the coding sequence ATGGGATTCTCCTTCACGAACCAGGATCAGCAGACCCTTGTCCTGATGCAGGCTGTTGCGGAAGCAACAGCACAGGCGGCCGGCCGCTTGGCTCTGTCCTATCTGCGTCAGAACAAGCCGCTCGAGATTGAAACCAAGGGTCCGCAAGATTTCGTCACGGCGGTCGACAGGGCCGTCGAGCTGCTGATTAGGAAGCGCCTGCAGGAAGCCTTCCCCTATCACGCCATCCTTGGCGAGGAGTTCGGGCTCGATCGGGAAGGCGAGCGGATTGTCTGGGTGCTCGATCCGATCGACGGCACCTCGAACTTCATGCGCGATCGCCCGAGCTGGTGCGTTTCGATCGGGGCTGCGATCGAGGGCCAACCGGTGCTGGGCGTCATCTACGATCCGGTCAAGGACGAACTCTACAGCGCTGCGGCGGGTCGGGGCGCGACGCGCAACGGCGAGCCCATCACCGTGAACATGGAGAGCTCGGCCGGCAAGTCCGTATTCGGCGTGGGCTTCACCCGCGGCAAGAGCGTTGCGGCACACGCTCGGCAGATCAATCACATCCTCGAACATGGCTGCGAGTACCGGCGGTTCGGTTCATCGGCCATGATGCTCGCCCAGGTCGCTGATGGTCGGCTGGACGGCTATGCCGACGCGCGGACCAGCGTCTGGGACGTGATCGCCGGGCTTGTCCTGGTGCGCGAGGCGGGCGGGGTGATCGAAAGCTTCATTGAAAGCGGCGCGCAGGACGGGGCGATCCTGGCTGCCGCGCCGGCTGCCGCCGAAACGGCGTCACGTCTGCTTGCCATCGACCTTCAACACGACCTGCGGCAACCCGCCTGA